The genomic window ACTTCCAGACTGTTGTTGAAAAACAGGCTATTATTTTAAAAGACTTTAACGGAACCAGAAGTGTTAAGCTGGCACTTGCCGGCAGTGACATTGCTGAGGTTGTCCAGGGTGCCCGGATCCTGGTTGTCCCCCTTCCGGCTACAGCACAGGAATCATTGGTGCCGGAACTGGCCCCGTGCCTGGAGGACGGGCAGGTAATCCTGCTCTGCCCGGGAACTTTCGGGAGTCTTGTAATGGCTAGGGGACTCATAGAAAGCGGGTGTTCTGCCCGGGTGGTTTTTGCGGAAACCGGGACCCTTCCTTATCTGGCGAGGAAACATGGGCCGGATACGGTTGCGGTAACTGCACGGGCGACCCGCCTGCCAACCGGAGTTTTTCCGGCAGAGAAATCCGCTTATGCTTTTGATATCATAAAAAAGGCTTATCCTGCAGCAGAACAGCTAACTGATGCCCTTGACGGAGCGCTGATGAATGCGGGACCTATTATCCATCCGCCGCTGGTAATACTAAATGCCGGGCCTATTGAGCACTTTGATTTCTGGGATATTCACAATGAGGGTACCCAGCCGGCTGTACGCAGGGTTCATGATGCCCTGGACGCAGAGCGGATAGCCGTGAGGGAAGCCCTTGGCTACAGACCGCCGCATTTTCCTCTGGCAGACCATTATAACAATACCGGCGGAGATGAGTGGATGTACGGGAACGCGGCACATGAAAAGCTTGTTGACAGCCGTGACTGGCGGGAACGCCTGGATCTTTACGGGCATCGGTACATGACTGAGGATATTGCCTGTGGTCTGGCATTTCTGGTATCTGTGGCTGAGTGGGCAGGTATTGATGTTCCTGTAGCCCGGGGACTTCTGTCTTTGGCGTCGGCGATTTTGGGCAGGGACCTGCTTGCCGGCTCCAGGACTCTGGAAGGCATGGGCTTACGGGGATTATCCGGAGGAGAAATGAAGAAACTCTTGACAAAGGGTGTATTAGCATGATGAGGAATAAACCGGTTATTGCGGTGGTTGGGGCCGGGCGCATGGGTATAGGCATTGCCCAGGTCTTTGCATACTCAGGCTACAGGGTGAGGCTGCTTGATGCCCGGGAAAGGTCTTCACAGGAGACTCAACGGGTGTTGGATTCAGCAGAGAGGCAGATAAGGGAAACCCTGACCATGCTGGCTTCAATCAAGGTAATGGGAGAAGTGCAGGTAGATACTATCATGGCCCGAATCGGATTTTTCGGGCTGGAACAGATGGAAGAAGCGCTTAAGGATGCCGGCGTAGTATTTGAAGCGGTTCCTGAAGTGATGGACATAAAATGCTATATTTTTGGTCTTATCAGCAGCCTTGCAGAAGATAAAGCCCTTATTGCATCAACAACCTCCACTTTTTTGTCTGACAGTCTGGCTGCCTATGTAACCTCCCCCCGGAGGTTTATGAATACACACTGGCTGAATCCTGCTTACCTGATACCGCTTGTGGAAGTTAGTCCGGCAGAGGGAACCGGTTCATCAGAGGTGACAGCTATGCTCAGCCTCCTTGAAGCAGCAGGTAAAGTTCCGGTCAAGTGTGCTGCTTCCCCAGGTTTTATTGTGCCGCGCATCCAGGCTTTGGCCATGAATGAGGCTGCCAGACTGGCGGAGGAGGGAGTTGCTTCTCCGGAAGACATTGATAAGGCCGCAAGGGTTGGCTTCGGTCTGAGGTTTGCTGTCCTGGGGCTGCTTGAATTTATTGACTGGGGTGGCGGAGACATTCTGTATTATGCGGACAATTACCTCAAAGATGCCCTTAAAACAGACCGGTATGAGCCGCCTGAGATAATTGTATCAAATATGGAGACAGGCAGAACCGGTCTGAGAGCAGGACGGGGTTTCTATGATTTCAGCGGTATGGATGTGGACGCATATCGGCGGGAAACGATCAAAAAGTTTGCTGATTTGCTGAACCACCTGGGCCTGCTTGTCAAACCGTTCCAGTGATGCCTGTTTCAGTGGTGCCTGTTCCAGTGATGATTGATAGTGAGGGGGGCAATTTTTGCTGACAAACCTGTAGAAATGTGCTACAATTTATTGTAGTATTGTGACGAAATAGATTGCAGGATTACATCAAAAAAAATTAATAATTAGAAGAGATGAGTGAGCAGAGTTGAGCTGGAACTGATGAGCTGAGCGTGATCAGTTTATTAGGCCAGGCTTTTTGAGAAAAAAGACCTGGTTTTAACTATTTAACCTACGTTTCCGGCGTTACCCATCCAATTTTGAAATGAATACTGTATTGAATGTTTTCGTATGGGGGGATAGGACATGACAAGGAAAATGCTGTTGATGGGAAATGAAGCCATCGCCCGCGGAGCGGTTGAAGCAGGTGTCCAGGTAGCCACGGCTTATCCCGGCACTCCTTCTTCCGAAGTGTTCAGCACCCTGGCAAGGTTTACCCGGGAGTATGATTATTATGCCGAGTGGTCAGTTAACGAAAAGACAGCCCTTGAGGTTGCTGCAGGAGCTGCTTATGCAGGCGCCAGGGCCATTGTGTCCATGAAACAGGTTGGCCTCAACGTTGCTGCTGATCCGTTGATGACTCTTGCCTATATAGGGGTCAAGGGAGGGCTGGTTCTGGTGGTGGCTGATGACCCCGGACCCCACAGCTCTCAGAATGAGCAGGATACCAGGGTATTTGCCCGGTTTGCCAAGCTGCCGGTGTTTGACCCGGCGTCTCCCCAGGAAGCCAAGGAGATGACAATCGCTGCTTTTGAACTCTCAGAGAGACTTAAGCTCCCGGTTTTTATAAGGCCGACAACTCGTACCTGTCATGTGTGTCAGGATGTCGAGATTAATGAAACCGGTCCGCGAAACAGTATCGGTTTCGAAAAAGACCCTTCATGGGTTATTTTTCCCAGTCTTGCATATAAAAAACATAAGTGGCTGAATGAGCAGCAGGAAGCAGCCCGAGAGATTTTCAATGAATCGCCTTTTAACAAGCTGGAGCTGAAAACCAGAGCAGGCATTATTACTACCGGAGTTGCCTACAATTATGTTAAAGAGGCCATGGATATGCTTGATATGGAAGTTTCCATCCTAAAGATTGGGACACCGTATCCGCTGCCGGACAAACAGGTGCTGCAGCTCTTGAAGAATACCGATAGGGTACTTGTTATTGAAGAATTGGAACCAGTGGTCGAGGACCAGGTTATGGCGATGGCCTGGAAAAACGGTATGGCTGCCGGGATTTCCGGAAAAAACGATACGTTTGTACCGCGCGAGGGAGAACTTAATGTAGATAAGGTCAGGGATATTTTGGTGCGTTATTTCGGTCTGGCCGGCAGTGAAGCTTCTCCGGCTGCAAATGAAGAGTCTAAGGCAGCAGATGATGAGTCTCAGGCTGCACCCGGTGTAAACAGGAACTCTGATAGTACTTGCGAAAAACCGGCTCTTCCTGAGAGGGCCCCCATTCTTTGTGCCGGATGTCCCCACCGGGCTTCATTCTATATTTTTAAAGAAACAGCCCGTAAAGATGATGCTGTGTTTACCGGTGATATCGGGTGTTACACCCTTGGGGTAATGCCGCCGCTCAGCGCAATGGATACCTGCCTGTGTATGGGCGCCAGTGTTACTATTGCATCAGGTATGGCAGCTGTGGAAAAAGACCGGAAGCACATCGCCTTCCTGGGGGATTCAACATTTTTCCATACAGGTCTGGCAGGCCTGATAAATGCGGTTTATAATAACTCAGACATTACCCTTGTTGTGCTCGATAACAGAACTACGGCCATGACAGGCCACCAACCGCATCCCGGGCTAAACCGGACGGCAACGGGCATGAATGAGAAGCATATAGATATTGCCGCTGTGACCAGGGCAGTCGGGGTGGAGTTTGTCAGGGAGGTTGACCCTTATGACCTGGAGGCTGCCAGGGAGACCGCCATTGCGGCTGTTGCCCATAAAGGGGTTTCGGTTGTAATCATGAAACGGGAATGTATAGCTATTGTAAAAGCTGTGAAGAAATGCACAGTTGACACCGAAAAGTGTATCGGGTGTAAGAAGTGTATGAACGAGTTGGGCTGCCCGGCCATGATTTCTGATGGGGATAAGGTTGCCATAGGCAATACCTGTAACGGGTGTAATGTCTGTGGGCAGATATGTCCTGTCGGGGCAATCGGGGAGGTGGTCTTATGAGAATAGACATAGTTATTGCCGGAGTCGGAGGACAGGGTACAGTTCTTGCTTCACGGGTTATTGCCCAGGCTGCTCTTGATGCCGGACTTGCGGTACGCACCTCGGAAACGATTGGAATGGCCCAGAGAGAAGGTACTGTTACCAGTCATGTGAGAATTGGCGAACCTCTTTATGGAGCGCTTATACCTGACGGGTCGGCAGATGTACTGCTGGGTTTTGAAATGGCGGAAACCGTTCGCTGGCTGCACAAGCTCAAACCGGGTGGAACCGTTCTGGCAAACAGCGCCAGGATAATACCTGTATCTGTGGCCAGTGGAAGATCGACATATGAAGCTGATTCCATAATGGAATACCTTAGGTCAACTACCGATAGCCTGACCATGCTGGATGCCACAGAGTTGGCGATAAAGGCAGGGAATTACCGGGCGACCAATACCGTACTTTTGGGGGCGATGTCAACCCTTCCCTGTTTACCGTTTAAATCAGAAGGCCTG from Phosphitispora fastidiosa includes these protein-coding regions:
- a CDS encoding NAD/NADP-dependent octopine/nopaline dehydrogenase family protein, yielding MDIAVIGGGHGAYAAAADLAERGHRVRLWRRNREDFQTVVEKQAIILKDFNGTRSVKLALAGSDIAEVVQGARILVVPLPATAQESLVPELAPCLEDGQVILLCPGTFGSLVMARGLIESGCSARVVFAETGTLPYLARKHGPDTVAVTARATRLPTGVFPAEKSAYAFDIIKKAYPAAEQLTDALDGALMNAGPIIHPPLVILNAGPIEHFDFWDIHNEGTQPAVRRVHDALDAERIAVREALGYRPPHFPLADHYNNTGGDEWMYGNAAHEKLVDSRDWRERLDLYGHRYMTEDIACGLAFLVSVAEWAGIDVPVARGLLSLASAILGRDLLAGSRTLEGMGLRGLSGGEMKKLLTKGVLA
- a CDS encoding 3-hydroxybutyryl-CoA dehydrogenase, giving the protein MMRNKPVIAVVGAGRMGIGIAQVFAYSGYRVRLLDARERSSQETQRVLDSAERQIRETLTMLASIKVMGEVQVDTIMARIGFFGLEQMEEALKDAGVVFEAVPEVMDIKCYIFGLISSLAEDKALIASTTSTFLSDSLAAYVTSPRRFMNTHWLNPAYLIPLVEVSPAEGTGSSEVTAMLSLLEAAGKVPVKCAASPGFIVPRIQALAMNEAARLAEEGVASPEDIDKAARVGFGLRFAVLGLLEFIDWGGGDILYYADNYLKDALKTDRYEPPEIIVSNMETGRTGLRAGRGFYDFSGMDVDAYRRETIKKFADLLNHLGLLVKPFQ
- the iorA gene encoding indolepyruvate ferredoxin oxidoreductase subunit alpha, producing the protein MTRKMLLMGNEAIARGAVEAGVQVATAYPGTPSSEVFSTLARFTREYDYYAEWSVNEKTALEVAAGAAYAGARAIVSMKQVGLNVAADPLMTLAYIGVKGGLVLVVADDPGPHSSQNEQDTRVFARFAKLPVFDPASPQEAKEMTIAAFELSERLKLPVFIRPTTRTCHVCQDVEINETGPRNSIGFEKDPSWVIFPSLAYKKHKWLNEQQEAAREIFNESPFNKLELKTRAGIITTGVAYNYVKEAMDMLDMEVSILKIGTPYPLPDKQVLQLLKNTDRVLVIEELEPVVEDQVMAMAWKNGMAAGISGKNDTFVPREGELNVDKVRDILVRYFGLAGSEASPAANEESKAADDESQAAPGVNRNSDSTCEKPALPERAPILCAGCPHRASFYIFKETARKDDAVFTGDIGCYTLGVMPPLSAMDTCLCMGASVTIASGMAAVEKDRKHIAFLGDSTFFHTGLAGLINAVYNNSDITLVVLDNRTTAMTGHQPHPGLNRTATGMNEKHIDIAAVTRAVGVEFVREVDPYDLEAARETAIAAVAHKGVSVVIMKRECIAIVKAVKKCTVDTEKCIGCKKCMNELGCPAMISDGDKVAIGNTCNGCNVCGQICPVGAIGEVVL
- the iorB gene encoding indolepyruvate ferredoxin oxidoreductase subunit beta, whose amino-acid sequence is MRIDIVIAGVGGQGTVLASRVIAQAALDAGLAVRTSETIGMAQREGTVTSHVRIGEPLYGALIPDGSADVLLGFEMAETVRWLHKLKPGGTVLANSARIIPVSVASGRSTYEADSIMEYLRSTTDSLTMLDATELAIKAGNYRATNTVLLGAMSTLPCLPFKSEGLLSALLETIPAKLRDINSKAFELGRQAVEV